In Myxocyprinus asiaticus isolate MX2 ecotype Aquarium Trade chromosome 16, UBuf_Myxa_2, whole genome shotgun sequence, the genomic stretch TTTAGTTGGTCTTGGTAAAGGACTCATACAGGGAGGTGAGCTGGGCCTTCAGGTTCTGGGCATAGGGGTCCAGCTTTTCCTTCAGGTCTTCAGCATAGGGTGCAagactctgctggacaaactgggCTCTCTCTGCAATCTTTGCCTGGAGATCCTCAGTCAGGGGGGTCACAGTCTTCTGGAACTCCTGCAGATGCTGGTCCACCTTCTCTTTGATTTCAGCAGTGTATGGCTCCAGTTGAGCCTGCAGCTCCTTCACGCTCTGCTCCAAGCTCTCTCTCAGCTCCTCACTTTTTTGGAGCAGAGTGGCCTTCAGGGTCTCAGAATCCAGGGACTCTGCATATGGAGCCATGGCTGTTCTGAGGTCCTCCACTCTCTGCTGAATTTGGCTCTTGAGATTCTCAGCATAGGGCTCCAGTTTGTCTCTCACTGTGGTCAAGTCCTTCTCCAAACGTTCCCTCAACACTTCAGCCTCCTTAGTGATTTTGATCATCAGCTCTTCAGCTAGAGGATTCATCTGATTTTTGAGTGTGATGGCATATTCGCTGGCTTTATCAGCACTTTCTGTCAGTCTTGCACTATGATATagaaatgaaatatatatttcaaccaaagattttagcattttaaacACAGACTGTAATTTTTCACTTTACTCACTTGACTTCCTGACCCAGCTGAGACTCTCTAATCATTTTCAGAGTGTCCTCTGCAGTACGTGTTGCCTTGGCAACATAGCTCCAGAATGCATCAGTCAACTGCTCCAGTTGAGGTTTGGGCTCATCAGCATAGAACAGGTTGGCTTGGCAACCTGgtcaaaatgcaattaaaataattatgattttGTTCACTTTGTAAGTTCATAAGAAAGTTTCCCAATTCAAACAACAAAAgattacagtatgtgtatgtggtTAAATATATCCctgtataatttaatttatattaatgtCACTGCAATGGTATTTACAGTATTATCAATCCTTTGTTTTTTCTTATATCTTTGAGCCTATTAATACTgtgttcttttttatatattacatacTATATAAAAACACCATAATTAAATGCTGGCCTTGACATTGATCTACTATTTACAGTAAAATCCCATTCATCAATTGATGTGGTCTTTTGACCTCATGACTAAACTGGCCAGTCTTACTGAGACCAAATAAAACAGTAAGATTTACCTGTGAATGCAACAAAGGCAAGCACCAGATACAATTTCATCTTCACTGTTGTTTGCTAAAAAGAAGGgggcaaaaataaatatattattaatacttTTGCCCATTTGATTTCAACATTTTTTATAGCGTTTCAAGCATATCTTACCTTCAAGTCCCTTAGCCTTTTCCCGGGCGTGCTTAGTCCAATAAGCTTCCGTTAGCCCCAATAGTCTGAGGCTGTTTATATATGTGTGGAGTTAAATAGTCCACAGAAAAAAGCAAAGTCCAGCACTCAGTGCCATGCTGTCAGTGCCGCTCCCCCCGCCGTCACTTCAGCCTGTTGTCACATGATGTTGTGCTTTGAACCTACTGATACTGAGTCTTCTAACTGGACCCTAGAAATGGATCCACCATAAATATCATGCTTTTTTATCTTTCAGTCATGGTGTATTCAATGGGATTAATTTCCTTTAAAAGGATTTATAATAAGGGGATGGAAAATTACTGTACAGTTTTTTTAATGGTTACAGTAAAATGTGTCACCTTTACCTTTTACTATTGACCTTTTAAccttttagcttttattttagatttttaatcATACACTGTAAAGATGATATGACCTTTGTGCCGCCACAGCATATAATTTAGATTGGGCTGTGAACTTTCACCTGAGAGAGTATGGTGGCAGTTGTCTAGTTCATGTGGCCACATCAGATTTACTTTATTCTATCTTTAAACAggtaaaacattttatatttaaacagtttttCCAGACAGATACTTTTtaccaaaacaaaaagaaagtaaTTGTTTTGAAATGATTAGTTCAGCAGAAagcatatgacaaaaaaaaaaaaaaaaaaaaaaccttaatacaagagcaaacatttgttaaaataGGTCATGTACTCTtgccattttctcaaccaacttcttgagatatcactTCTTGAGAACTTCTTCATAtcatattgaaggagttcccatctatgctgggcacttagtggctgcttttcttaattattcggtccaagtcatcatttttgttttattttatttttttttttaataaaagtttagttttgtaattaaataaattaatatgttggcacaattatatttttgtctacaaaactaatttcaaacatttaagcataagccttcaaatcaaaatgttttctagatcctgagaaacatttcaggcaagtgaccccaaacttttgaacagtagtgtatgttATACTGATCTACAGAAATTCATGGTTTAACTAAACTAGGCATATCCACACTTCAGAAGAAGCACTGAGTTAATAAATGGCAGGTGGTTTATTGTTGCATAAATAAGAAAAATGCTAAACTTGGCAATTATAAAACTGCaagaaacaaacattattttctgtcacaaaaataaagagcaattgtaaataaatacacaaacgtTATAATGAGAAAAGCTAAACCTCTGATCAGATTTTAGCAAaacatttcattcttttttttctacATTAGTGTTTGGTCTATGAAAAAGTAAGAGGTAAGACTAGAGACTAGAGTCACAATGCTCATGCAAGGAAAAACAATTCTGTAAGTGACAAAAGAAGCCTGAAGAATTTAGCTGATCTTGGTAAAGGACTCATACAGGGAGGTGAGCTGGGCATTCAGGTTCTGGGCATAGGGGTCAAACTTGGTTTGGATTACATACAGTATGCCATTCTTCTGATTCAGATGTAGAAAAGTGACATAGGTGTCATGAAAAGGTTACAGATAACTCAGCTATAGGACAATAGTGCTTTTGATTTAGTTGgcataatttaaacatttagatTTTAAAATAGAATACTCATTACTTAAGACAGAATGCTTACTTAAAATAGAATGCTTATGTAATGTTTCCAATGAATGTAAATTTGTTCtttaaatggcaatttttttctttgtttcttactTCCTTTTCCTTATGCATGATCAAATGTGTTGAGTTTTAAGTGTGAATTGATATTGTCACCATGTAGCACATATAGTAACCTATAGGGTGTGCTCTAAATAGCTCATTCAACATTATTATGTGCTTTCTCTTACTCCCTGCCACTGTAATATTGTCAACACCTCACCCCTCATCCAGCCAGTGTGGAGGGGCAGAGTTCACCTCGACTAGATATCTAATTTCCTCAAACACTACGAAATGTACAGAAACAATATAAAGCTTTGAGAATTCAAAGCACAGAGAAAAATGTGCAATAAATATCAGCTGCACTCTCTTATCATACAGAACCTCAGAtttttgtgctgtttgttttatgtttttataaacATACCATTGTTGTTCATGTAAACCTATTTTTCATATAGGCCTATGTTTGATTGTGCTTGGAATTTGTACTTACTGTATTAAGCCAATtaggactaaaaaaaaaaaaaaaaaaaaaacacacacacacacacacacacacacacacaaaacagacacATACCAGTGGCATTTTCTCAGAGGAGTCAAGGGAGGCAGTGCCTCaaaaaatgtgggtgagaaaaataattgactgtacataaaacaaataaattatcatGAAATGTGAGCTCAAATCATGTATAATAAACATATTTCCTCTGTGCAACTCAGATAAAGTTTCAAAGGGATGCAGAGTCTCTCACGCCTACCTTGAGCACATTGCAATGTCATTGAGCACCTAAAGCGTGGCGAGAATGTGAACCGAGAACCACAGAGTACAGGCAAAAAGTCACGTGAGGGGAGGTGTTAaatagtttgttaatatgaacATACAAACATTTTATTGTAGGGTTGTTAAAAATGCAAGATAAAAGGTATTTCATATACCTTTCCATTcaaaaatctgatatatggccatgaATATACATATTAAACTATAGTTCTTATATCTGGACGcatatgtaggctacatattcAAATGCAACTGTTATTTGGGAAGATCTGTTAAAAATATGAAAGCAGCCAttcttgtagtattttgaaaaatgtgttgtTGCATACATTTGCAAGTATGTGAATTTTATCAGTGACAACAATACATGAACATACAAATTATAGGCCAGTGTGTTTTACGTATTGTGATCAGATTTATGAACAGATTTAACCTGAAAACTAAGTAAATGTGAAATGCAACTGAAATATAAATTTACAGTagacctaaaaaaacaaaaaaaaaacaaaaaaagtttcaaaaagtttcctcatttcaaaagtccatCACATACAACTGGCACATACAGGACACTATGAACAACAAATGAATGTTCacgagttcactggttcatatagtcctaAAGCGCATTAAGGTAAACTGATTTGGCATGCTGTCTATAATGGAGGGGCTCGAGCACAGGACTGTGCTCAAGCTCTGAGATCTCATGCCACGAGGTGGGGGTATTCTGTCAGCTTATACATTCTCCAACTTCCCACAATTAAATTTATGTAGAGTGAGGCTTACAGCTATGAAATAATTGTCACAACTACTCAAGCAATTTCATCTTGGACTGCCAGTGTAACGAGACAGACATGGAATgaagatctaaatgcagcttttaatggaaaccaaaaataaacaaagtaactcagaatagaatgaaacaaaaacatgggAAATCAAGCACAGAACAAGACAAcacatgaagactgacaaagaaactgggggaaaacaagggcttaaatacatgggggcaaataagggaacgaggaacacctgtggaaacaatcaggggaaaaccagtcataaaatgaaactacaaaaggactacaaactaacaggaaacaggaactaaacaagaatttcaacataagtcaacacaaaaacagggaatatgtgacagagcccaccttttaaggagcagattccagatgctccaaaaaacaaaaacaaattgtccatggagtgtgggggaaaacaggtagttcaggggggcacaaggggcaaggggagcagaggaacaaggcaaagtcagggatgtttgaaaccaaggtggagctggagggatggagagccagagtgacgctgcaggcttggaggaccaagtagaccaaagcagatcaggcaggtggccaggaggccagggagaccagagcagatcaggcgaatggccaggaggccagggagaccagagcagatcaggcggacggccaggaggccagggagaccagagcagatcaggcggacggccaggagaccagagcagatcaggcggacggccaggagaccagagcagatcaggcggacggccaggagaccagagcagatcaggcggacggccaggagaccagagcagatcaggcggacggccaggagaccagagcagatcaggcagacggccaggagaccagagcagatcaggcagacggccaggagaccagagcagatcaggcggacggccaggagaccagagcagatcaggcggacggccaggagaccagagcagatcaggcggacggccaggagaccagagcagatcaggcagatggccaggagactagggagaccagagcagatcaggtggatggctaGGAGACCTGGGagaacagagcagatcaggcggacggccatgagactaaggagaccagagcagatcaggcggatggccaggagaccaaggagaccagagcagatcaggcagacggccaggagaccaaggagataaccccaaggtggggactgggtcaggagtcctgggaggtg encodes the following:
- the LOC127453554 gene encoding apolipoprotein A-I-like, encoding MKLYLVLAFVAFTGCQANLFYADEPKPQLEQLTDAFWSYVAKATRTAEDTLKMIRESQLGQEVNARLTESADKASEYAITLKNQMNPLAEELMIKITKEAEVLRERLEKDLTTVRDKLEPYAENLKSQIQQRVEDLRTAMAPYAESLDSETLKATLLQKSEELRESLEQSVKELQAQLEPYTAEIKEKVDQHLQEFQKTVTPLTEDLQAKIAERAQFVQQSLAPYAEDLKEKLDPYAQNLKAQLTSLYESFTKTN